A single region of the Brassica rapa cultivar Chiifu-401-42 chromosome A03, CAAS_Brap_v3.01, whole genome shotgun sequence genome encodes:
- the LOC103859439 gene encoding bifunctional protein FolD 2, producing the protein MASSPSDQTAKIIDGKAVAHTIRSEIAEEVRHLSEKHGKVPGLAVVIVGVRKDSQTYVNMKRKACAEVGIKSFDVDLPEDVPEADLITKVHELNSDPQVHGILVQLPLPKHINEENVLGAISIDKDVDGFHPLNIGKLAMKGREPLFLPCTPKGCLELLVRSGIKIKGQRAVVVGRSNIVGLPVSLLLLKADATVTTVHSHTKDPEAIIKEADIVIAAAGQACMIKGDWIKPGAAVIDVGTNAVSDPSRKSGYRLVGDVEFAEASKVAGFITPVPGGVGPMTVAMLLRNTLDGAKRVIGQ; encoded by the exons ATGGCGTCGTCACCATCTGATCAAACGGCGAAGATAATCGATGGAAAGGCGGTTGCTCACACCATCCGATCAGAGATCGCCGAGGAAGTTCGCCATTTATCTGAGAAACACGGCAAG GTCCCAGGACTAGCGGTGGTCATAGTAGGAGTACGGAAAGATTCACAGACTTACGTGAACATGAAGAGGAAAGCGTGCGCTGAGGTTGGGATCAAGTCATTCGATGTTGACTTACCTGAGGATGTTCCTGAAGCTGATCTCATAACCAAAGTTCATGAACTAAACTCGGATCCTCAAGTCCATG GTATATTAGTTCAACTCCCATTGCCTAAACATATCAACGAGGAGAATGTTTTGGGTGCAATCAGCATTGATAAAGACGTAGACGGCTTCCATCCTTTGAATATTGGTAAGCTAGCTATGAAAGGCAGAGAGCCCCTCTTCCTTCCATGCACCCCTAAG GGATGTTTGGAGCTCTTAGTGAGAAGTGGAATAAAGATAAAGGGCCAACGAGCGGTTGTGGTCGGTCGGAGTAACATTGTTGGTTTGCCTGTTTCGCTTCTACTGCTCAAGGCTGATGCTACTGTCACAACCGTACATTCTCACACCAAAGATCCTGAGGCTATCATAAAGGAAGCTGACATCGTTATTGCTGCAGCTGGACAAGCCTGCATG ATTAAGGGAGACTGGATAAAGCCAGGGGCTGCAGTGATCGACGTTGGAACTAACGCAGTCAGCGATCCGAGTAGAAAATCAGGATACCGTTTGGTTGGAGATGTTGAGTTTGCAGAAGCTTCTAAAGTTGCAGGGTTCATTACTCCGGTCCCTGGTGGTGTAGGTCCAATGACGGTGGCAATGCTGCTCAGGAACACCTTAGACGGCGCCAAGCGGGTCATTGGCCAGTAA
- the LOC103859441 gene encoding protein LNK3 isoform X1 yields the protein MDCYTGRNFEDFVVPTYQETSPSNGMWGGGWSMNSPEATEKCFDYDRFNSQMGMRTSEEEEEESKRTKAFYGASSLHEFEGIEQMDDMFLSSILEDVPGDVHRASSSNNSVGSSSMYGGGEVPMFHCQAVPLKEEAPFTISDLSEENMLDSQYVDDELSSEELVLQDLQRASEKLTDETRKCFRDTFYRLARSSQEKLDSDNNTNSGEFHMQASRYDDYGDNTTRLSREEEIESETNSIDRAVANLTYNKMESNISNFPLPERVQ from the exons ATGGATTGTTATACGGGAAGGAACTTTGAAGATTTTGTTGTGCCTACTTATCAAGAAACGTCACCATCTAATGGTATGTGGGGTGGTGGATGGAGCATGAACTCCCCTGAAGCTACTGAGAAATGCTTTGATTACGATCGTTTTAATAGCCAGATGGGTATGAGGAcaagcgaagaagaagaagaagagtctaAGAGAACAAAAGCTTTCTACGGCGCTTCTTCGCTTCACGAGTTCGAAGGAATCGAACAGATGGATGATATGTTCTT AAGTTCTATCTTGGAGGATGTTCCTGGAGATGTACACCGTGCTTCAAGCAGTAATAACAGTGTTGGCTCTTCGTCAATGTATGGTGGTGGTGAAGTCCCTATGTTCCATTGTCAAGCCGTGCCTTTAAAG GAAGAGGCTCCTTTCACAATCTCAGATCTGTCTGAAGAGAACATGTTAGATTCACAGTATGTGGATGATGAACTGTCCTCTGAAGAACTGGTGTTGCAGGATCTACAAAGAGCTTCAGAAAAG TTAACTGATGAAACAAGAAAGTGTTTCCGAGATACGTTTTACCGGCTTGCAAGAAGCTCACAAGAGAAGTTGGATTCCGACAACAACACTAACTCAGGAGAGTTCCATATGCAAGCATCCAGATATGATGATTATGGTGACAACACTACCAG GTTGAGTAGAGAGGAAGAgattgaatcagaaacaaactCAATAGACAGAGCCGTTGCAAACCTTACTTACAACAAGATGGAATCCAACATAAGCAACTTTCCTCTACCAGAGAGAGTGCAGTAG
- the LOC103859438 gene encoding retinoblastoma-related protein 1 isoform X2, which translates to MEEVQPPVTPPIDSNGDRSEATLLDLCEKVLFLEGRVCDEALKLFTETKQILSASMSNIGSGTAEEMERLWFASILYSVKMLSVRREVDGKSVVAGGNGFNLCQILRALKLNIVDFFRELPQFIVKAGPVLCEIYGADWESRLQAKELQANVAHLSLLSSYYKRGYREFFLTYDANAEKTSASSSSYLPSSYRFGWLLFLALRNHAFSRFKDLVTCTNGLVSILAILIIHVPCRFRNFNIQGTSRFVKKDDKDVDLIASLCKIYDASEDELRATMDKTNNLIETILKKKPSACQTDKLDNIDTDGLTYFEDLLDETSISTSLITLEKDYTDAVCNRSELDERVFINEEDSLLGSGSLSAGAVNITGVKRKIDCLSSPARTVICALSPHKSPAAKTNSIGGANRLTATPVSTAMTTAKWLRTVICTLPPKPSPVLERFLKSCDRDITSDVTRRAHVILEAIFPNSFLGDRCTGGSLQPVNLMDDIWAKERRLEAIKLYYRVLETLCRAEAQILHATNLNSLLTNERFHRCMLACSAELVLATHKSITMLFPAVLERTGITAFDLCKVIESFIRYEDSLPRELRRHLNSLEERLLESMVWEKGSSMYNSLIIAKPSLAQEINQLRLLAEPMPSLDAIAALINFSEGLNHASSVQKHETCPGQNGDIKSPKRQCTDYHSVLVERNSFTSPVKDRLLASGNVKSKLPPPPLQSAFASPTRPSPAGGGETCAETGINIFFTKINKLAAVRINGMVERLQLSQQIRESVYRLFQHVLTQQTSLLFNRHIDQIILCCFYGVAKLSQMRLTFKEIVFNYRKQPQCKPLVFGSVYVDSFHCRRQGRVGPDYVNIITFYNDVFVPAAKTLLVEIVPVKNDQDVEANNKPEGHCPGSSKVSVFPSVPDMSPKKVSAVHNVYVSPLRASKIDALISHSSRSSYACVGESTRAYQSPSKDLSAINNRLNNSSNRNRKRTLNFDIELVSDSMVANSLPLQNQQNQNGSDASPSGGAPLKTEPLHS; encoded by the exons ATGGAAGAAGTTCAGCCTCCAGTGACACCACCCATTGACTCTAATGGAGATAGAAGTGAAGCAACTCTCTTGGACTTATGCGAG AAAGTTTTATTCCTTGAAGGGAGAGTTTGTGATGAAGCTTTGAAGTTGTTCACAGAAACCAAACAGATTTTGTCAGCAAGCATGTCTAACATTGGAAGTGGAACG GCGGAGGAAATGGAGAGGCTCTGGTTTGCGTCTATTCTCTACTCAGTAAAGATGCTTTCTGTGAGAAGAGAAGTGGATGGCAAGTCAGTAGTGGCTGGTGGTAATGGTTTTAATCTATGTCAGATACTGAGGGCTCTAAAGCTCAA TATTGTGGATTTCTTTAGAGAGTTGCCTCAGTTTATTGTCAAGGCTGGTCCTGTGCTGTGTGAAATTTATGGTGCTGACTGGGAGAGCAGACTTCAG GCAAAGGAGCTGCAGGCGAACGTTGCCCATCTTAGCCTTCTAAGCAG TTACTACAAACGAGGGTACCGCGAATTCTTCTTGACATACGATGCAAACGCAGAAAAGACCTCAGCAAGCTCTTCTAGCTATTTGCCGAGTAGTTACCGTTTTGGATGGTTACTCTTTTTGGCACTCCGAAACCACGCTTTTAGTCGATTTAAAGACCTTGTGACATGCACTAATGGCCTAGTTTCTATACTG GCTATTTTGATCATACACGTCCCTTGTCGGTTTAGAAATTTCAACATCCAAGGCACTTCACGCTTTG TTAAGAAAGATGACAAAGATGTAGACTTGATTGCATCGCTTTGCAAGATATATGACGCCTCAGAGGATGAGCTGAGGGCAACAATGGACAAGACCAATAATTTGATAGAAACAATATTGAAGAAGAAGCCATCCGCATGCCAAACTGACAAGCTAGATAATATTGACACAG ATGGTCTGACCTACTTTGAGGATTTACTGGATGAGACATCCATCTCAACAAGCTTGATCACACTAGAAAAAGATTACACTGATGCAGTCTGTAATAGAAGCGAACTTGATGAGAGGGTCTTCATCAATGAAGAGGATAGCTTGCTTGGATCTGGAAGCTTATCTGCAGGAGCTGTTAATATTACTGGCGTTAAGAGGAAAATTGATTGTTTGAGCTCACCCGCCAGGACAGTTATATGTGCACTCTCTCCCCATAAGTCACCTGCCGCTAAGACGAATAGTATTGGCGGTGCTAACAGGTTGACAGCAACACCAGTGAGCACAGCAATGACAACTGCCAAATGGCTCAGAACTGTTATATGTACGCTTCCGCCAAAACCTTCTCCTGTGTTGGAACGTTTCCTGAAATCATGCGATAGGGATATAACAAGCGATGTCACACGAAGAGCACATGTGATATTAGAAGCTATTTTTCCAAATAGTTTCCTTGGTGACCGATGTACAGGCGGAAGTTTGCAACCTGTTAACCTTATGGATGACATATGGGCAAAAGAGCGGAGATTAGAAGCTATCAAGCTATACTACAGAGTTCTTGAGACACTGTGCAGAGCAGAAGCTCAGATTCTGCATGCAACCAACTTAAACTCTCTACTGACAAATGAGAGGTTCCATAGATGCATGCTGGCTTGTTCAGCTGAACTGGTTCTGGCTACCCACAAAAGCATAACAATGTTGTTCCCGGCTGTTCTGGAGAGGACTGGGATCACAGCCTTTGATCTCTGCAAGGTTATAGAGAGCTTCATCAGATACGAGGATTCTCTGCCTAGAGAGTTGAGACGGCATCTGAACTCACTGGAGGAACGGCTGCTCGAGAGTATGGTATGGGAGAAAGGCTCTTCAATGTACAACTCTCTGATCATTGCCAAGCCATCGCTTGCACAGGAGATTAATCAGCTGAGATTACTAGCTGAACCGATGCCATCTCTGGATGCAATTGCAGCGCTTATTAACTTCTCTGAAGGACTAAATCATGCCTCCTCTGTCCAAAAGCATGAAACATGTCCAG GACAAAATGGGGATATTAAATCGCCCAAAAGACAGTGTACTGATTACCACAGCGTTCTAGTTGAGCGCAATTCCTTTACATCACCAGTAAAGGATCGTCTGTTGGCATCTGGCAACGTTAAATCCAAGCTGCCACCACCTCCGTTGCAGTCTGCATTTGCTAG TCCGACACGACCCAGCCCAGCAGGTGGAGGAGAAACTTGTGCAGAAACTGGGATCAATATATTCTTCACTAAG ATTAATAAATTGGCTGCTGTCAGAATCAACGGAATGGTGGAAAGGCTACAACTTTCTCAGCAAATAAGGGAGAGTGTATATCGTCTCTTCCAACATGTACTTACTCAGCAGACTTCTCTTTTGTTTAATCGACACATTGACCAGATCATTCTCTGTTGCTTTTACGGAGTGGCCAAG TTATCCCAAATGAGGCTGACTTTCAAGGAAATCGTTTTCAACTATCGGAAGCAACCACAGTGTAAACCACTAGTTTTTGGAAGCGTTTATGTGGATTCTTTTCATTGTCGCCGTCAAGGG AGAGTAGGGCCAGATTATGTTAACATCATCACATTCTACAACGACGTATTTGTTCCTGCCGCAAAGACGCTGCTGGTGGAGATAGTTCCTGTGAAAAACGACCAGGATGTAGAGGCCAATAATAAGCCTGAAG GTCATTGTCCTGGATCCTCGAAAGTATCAGTGTTTCCAAGTGTTCCAGACATGTCCCCTAAAAAAGTATCTGCTGTGCACAATGTTTATGTTTCTCCCCTAAGGGCATCAAAG ATAGATGCTCTTATTTCACACAGCTCAAGGAGTTCATATGCTTGCGTTGGAGAGAGCACACGTGCTTACCAAAGCCCTTCAAAAGACCTATCTGCCATCAACAACCGGTTGAACAA CAGCAGCAACAGAAACCGCAAGAGGACGCTTAACTTTGACATAGAACTGGTCAGCGATTCTATGGTAGCAAACAGCCTTCCCCTCCAAAACCAACAAAACCAAAATGGAAGCGATGCATCTCCCTCAGGTGGTGCACCCCTCAAAACTGAGCCACTACATTCATAG
- the LOC103859440 gene encoding cilia- and flagella-associated protein 20, with translation MFKNTFQSGFLSILYSLGSKPLQIWDKEVEDGHVKRCHDDDIQSNVLEVVGSNIQSTYITCPPDLSATLGIKLPFLVLVVKNMKKYFSFEVQILDDKNVRRRFRASNFQSVTRVKPYICTMPLKMDEGWNQIQLNLPDLTRRAYGTNYAETLRVQVHANCRLRRIYFAERLYSDEELPPEFKLYLPVQKA, from the exons ATGTTCAAGAACACGTTTCAGTCTGGGTTTCTGTCTATTTTGTACAGTCTAGG AAGCAAGCCTCTTCAGATATGGGACAAAGAAG TTGAGGATGGCCATGTGAAGCGTTGCCATGATGATGACATACAATCCAATGTGCTTGAAGTAGTTGGATCAAACATTCAGTCTACATACATCACTTGTCCCCCTGATCTCTCCGCAACTCTTGGTATCAAACTACCCTTTTTAGTATTGGTAGTGAAGAACATGAAGAAGTATTTCTCCTTCGAGGTTCAGATTCTTGATGACAAGAACGTGCGTAGGCGTTTCCGAGCTTCTAACTTTCAA TCTGTTACTAGAGTGAAGCCATATATTTGCACAATGCCATTGAAGATGGATGAGGGATGGAATCAGATCCAGCTGAACTTACCTGATCTTACTAGGAGAGCTTATGGGACTAATTACGCTGAGACGTTGCGAGTTCAGGTTCACGCTAATTGCCGTCTCAGAAGGATTTATTTTGCTGAACGTCTCTACTCAGATGAAGAGCTTCCTCCGGAGTTCAAACTCTATCTCCCAGTGCAG AAAGCATGA
- the LOC103859442 gene encoding nascent polypeptide-associated complex subunit alpha-like protein 1, whose product MTTEEKEILAAKLEEQKIDLDKPEVEDADDNDEDDSDDDDDAEGQEGETGGKSKQSRSEKKSRKAMLKLGMKPITGVSRVTVKKSKNVMFVISKPDVFKSPASDTYVIFGEAKIEDLSSQIQSQAAEQFKAPDLSSMISKGESSSSAAVVQDDDEEVDEEGVEPKDVELVMTQAGVTRPKAVKALKAADGDIVSAIMELTT is encoded by the exons atGACTACCGAAGAGAAAGAGATCCTCGCCGCCAAATTGGAAGAACAGAAGATCGAT CTTGATAAGCCTGAAGTTGAGGACGCTGATGACAATGATGAGGATGACTCTGACGATGATGATGACGCTGAGG GACAAGAGGGAGAGACCGGAGGCAAGTCAAAGCAAAGCAGAAGTGAGAAGAAGAGTCGCaaagctatgctgaagctcggAATGAAACCCATCACTGGTGTCAGCCGTGTCACCGTCAAAAAGAGCAAGAAT GTCATGTTTGTCATATCAAAACCTGATGTGTTCAAGAGTCCTGCATCAGACACATACGTGATCTTCGGAGAGGCAAAGATCGAGGACTTGAGCTCTCAGATCCAGTCTCAAGCTGCAGAGCAGTTCAAGGCTCCGGATCTCAGCAGCATGATCTCAAAGGGTGAGTCGTCGTCCAGCGCTGCAGTGGTGCAGGATGACGATGAGGAGGTCGACGAGGAAGGTGTTGAGCCGAAGGACGTCGAGTTGGTGATGACTCAAGCAGGTGTGACTAGGCCAAAGGCTGTTAAGGCGCTCAAGGCTGCTGATGGAGATATCGTCTCTGCCATCATGGAGCTTACCACCTAA
- the LOC103859438 gene encoding retinoblastoma-related protein 1 isoform X1, giving the protein MFTAVLETMEEVQPPVTPPIDSNGDRSEATLLDLCEKVLFLEGRVCDEALKLFTETKQILSASMSNIGSGTAEEMERLWFASILYSVKMLSVRREVDGKSVVAGGNGFNLCQILRALKLNIVDFFRELPQFIVKAGPVLCEIYGADWESRLQAKELQANVAHLSLLSSYYKRGYREFFLTYDANAEKTSASSSSYLPSSYRFGWLLFLALRNHAFSRFKDLVTCTNGLVSILAILIIHVPCRFRNFNIQGTSRFVKKDDKDVDLIASLCKIYDASEDELRATMDKTNNLIETILKKKPSACQTDKLDNIDTDGLTYFEDLLDETSISTSLITLEKDYTDAVCNRSELDERVFINEEDSLLGSGSLSAGAVNITGVKRKIDCLSSPARTVICALSPHKSPAAKTNSIGGANRLTATPVSTAMTTAKWLRTVICTLPPKPSPVLERFLKSCDRDITSDVTRRAHVILEAIFPNSFLGDRCTGGSLQPVNLMDDIWAKERRLEAIKLYYRVLETLCRAEAQILHATNLNSLLTNERFHRCMLACSAELVLATHKSITMLFPAVLERTGITAFDLCKVIESFIRYEDSLPRELRRHLNSLEERLLESMVWEKGSSMYNSLIIAKPSLAQEINQLRLLAEPMPSLDAIAALINFSEGLNHASSVQKHETCPGQNGDIKSPKRQCTDYHSVLVERNSFTSPVKDRLLASGNVKSKLPPPPLQSAFASPTRPSPAGGGETCAETGINIFFTKINKLAAVRINGMVERLQLSQQIRESVYRLFQHVLTQQTSLLFNRHIDQIILCCFYGVAKLSQMRLTFKEIVFNYRKQPQCKPLVFGSVYVDSFHCRRQGRVGPDYVNIITFYNDVFVPAAKTLLVEIVPVKNDQDVEANNKPEGHCPGSSKVSVFPSVPDMSPKKVSAVHNVYVSPLRASKIDALISHSSRSSYACVGESTRAYQSPSKDLSAINNRLNNSNRNRKRTLNFDIELVSDSMVANSLPLQNQQNQNGSDASPSGGAPLKTEPLHS; this is encoded by the exons ATGTTTACAGCTGTGTTGGAGACTATGGAAGAAGTTCAGCCTCCAGTGACACCACCCATTGACTCTAATGGAGATAGAAGTGAAGCAACTCTCTTGGACTTATGCGAG AAAGTTTTATTCCTTGAAGGGAGAGTTTGTGATGAAGCTTTGAAGTTGTTCACAGAAACCAAACAGATTTTGTCAGCAAGCATGTCTAACATTGGAAGTGGAACG GCGGAGGAAATGGAGAGGCTCTGGTTTGCGTCTATTCTCTACTCAGTAAAGATGCTTTCTGTGAGAAGAGAAGTGGATGGCAAGTCAGTAGTGGCTGGTGGTAATGGTTTTAATCTATGTCAGATACTGAGGGCTCTAAAGCTCAA TATTGTGGATTTCTTTAGAGAGTTGCCTCAGTTTATTGTCAAGGCTGGTCCTGTGCTGTGTGAAATTTATGGTGCTGACTGGGAGAGCAGACTTCAG GCAAAGGAGCTGCAGGCGAACGTTGCCCATCTTAGCCTTCTAAGCAG TTACTACAAACGAGGGTACCGCGAATTCTTCTTGACATACGATGCAAACGCAGAAAAGACCTCAGCAAGCTCTTCTAGCTATTTGCCGAGTAGTTACCGTTTTGGATGGTTACTCTTTTTGGCACTCCGAAACCACGCTTTTAGTCGATTTAAAGACCTTGTGACATGCACTAATGGCCTAGTTTCTATACTG GCTATTTTGATCATACACGTCCCTTGTCGGTTTAGAAATTTCAACATCCAAGGCACTTCACGCTTTG TTAAGAAAGATGACAAAGATGTAGACTTGATTGCATCGCTTTGCAAGATATATGACGCCTCAGAGGATGAGCTGAGGGCAACAATGGACAAGACCAATAATTTGATAGAAACAATATTGAAGAAGAAGCCATCCGCATGCCAAACTGACAAGCTAGATAATATTGACACAG ATGGTCTGACCTACTTTGAGGATTTACTGGATGAGACATCCATCTCAACAAGCTTGATCACACTAGAAAAAGATTACACTGATGCAGTCTGTAATAGAAGCGAACTTGATGAGAGGGTCTTCATCAATGAAGAGGATAGCTTGCTTGGATCTGGAAGCTTATCTGCAGGAGCTGTTAATATTACTGGCGTTAAGAGGAAAATTGATTGTTTGAGCTCACCCGCCAGGACAGTTATATGTGCACTCTCTCCCCATAAGTCACCTGCCGCTAAGACGAATAGTATTGGCGGTGCTAACAGGTTGACAGCAACACCAGTGAGCACAGCAATGACAACTGCCAAATGGCTCAGAACTGTTATATGTACGCTTCCGCCAAAACCTTCTCCTGTGTTGGAACGTTTCCTGAAATCATGCGATAGGGATATAACAAGCGATGTCACACGAAGAGCACATGTGATATTAGAAGCTATTTTTCCAAATAGTTTCCTTGGTGACCGATGTACAGGCGGAAGTTTGCAACCTGTTAACCTTATGGATGACATATGGGCAAAAGAGCGGAGATTAGAAGCTATCAAGCTATACTACAGAGTTCTTGAGACACTGTGCAGAGCAGAAGCTCAGATTCTGCATGCAACCAACTTAAACTCTCTACTGACAAATGAGAGGTTCCATAGATGCATGCTGGCTTGTTCAGCTGAACTGGTTCTGGCTACCCACAAAAGCATAACAATGTTGTTCCCGGCTGTTCTGGAGAGGACTGGGATCACAGCCTTTGATCTCTGCAAGGTTATAGAGAGCTTCATCAGATACGAGGATTCTCTGCCTAGAGAGTTGAGACGGCATCTGAACTCACTGGAGGAACGGCTGCTCGAGAGTATGGTATGGGAGAAAGGCTCTTCAATGTACAACTCTCTGATCATTGCCAAGCCATCGCTTGCACAGGAGATTAATCAGCTGAGATTACTAGCTGAACCGATGCCATCTCTGGATGCAATTGCAGCGCTTATTAACTTCTCTGAAGGACTAAATCATGCCTCCTCTGTCCAAAAGCATGAAACATGTCCAG GACAAAATGGGGATATTAAATCGCCCAAAAGACAGTGTACTGATTACCACAGCGTTCTAGTTGAGCGCAATTCCTTTACATCACCAGTAAAGGATCGTCTGTTGGCATCTGGCAACGTTAAATCCAAGCTGCCACCACCTCCGTTGCAGTCTGCATTTGCTAG TCCGACACGACCCAGCCCAGCAGGTGGAGGAGAAACTTGTGCAGAAACTGGGATCAATATATTCTTCACTAAG ATTAATAAATTGGCTGCTGTCAGAATCAACGGAATGGTGGAAAGGCTACAACTTTCTCAGCAAATAAGGGAGAGTGTATATCGTCTCTTCCAACATGTACTTACTCAGCAGACTTCTCTTTTGTTTAATCGACACATTGACCAGATCATTCTCTGTTGCTTTTACGGAGTGGCCAAG TTATCCCAAATGAGGCTGACTTTCAAGGAAATCGTTTTCAACTATCGGAAGCAACCACAGTGTAAACCACTAGTTTTTGGAAGCGTTTATGTGGATTCTTTTCATTGTCGCCGTCAAGGG AGAGTAGGGCCAGATTATGTTAACATCATCACATTCTACAACGACGTATTTGTTCCTGCCGCAAAGACGCTGCTGGTGGAGATAGTTCCTGTGAAAAACGACCAGGATGTAGAGGCCAATAATAAGCCTGAAG GTCATTGTCCTGGATCCTCGAAAGTATCAGTGTTTCCAAGTGTTCCAGACATGTCCCCTAAAAAAGTATCTGCTGTGCACAATGTTTATGTTTCTCCCCTAAGGGCATCAAAG ATAGATGCTCTTATTTCACACAGCTCAAGGAGTTCATATGCTTGCGTTGGAGAGAGCACACGTGCTTACCAAAGCCCTTCAAAAGACCTATCTGCCATCAACAACCGGTTGAACAA CAGCAACAGAAACCGCAAGAGGACGCTTAACTTTGACATAGAACTGGTCAGCGATTCTATGGTAGCAAACAGCCTTCCCCTCCAAAACCAACAAAACCAAAATGGAAGCGATGCATCTCCCTCAGGTGGTGCACCCCTCAAAACTGAGCCACTACATTCATAG
- the LOC103859441 gene encoding protein LNK3 isoform X2: protein MDCYTGRNFEDFVVPTYQETSPSNGMWGGGWSMNSPEATEKCFDYDRFNSQMGMRTSEEEEEESKRTKAFYGASSLHEFEGIEQMDDMFFSILEDVPGDVHRASSSNNSVGSSSMYGGGEVPMFHCQAVPLKEEAPFTISDLSEENMLDSQYVDDELSSEELVLQDLQRASEKLTDETRKCFRDTFYRLARSSQEKLDSDNNTNSGEFHMQASRYDDYGDNTTRLSREEEIESETNSIDRAVANLTYNKMESNISNFPLPERVQ from the exons ATGGATTGTTATACGGGAAGGAACTTTGAAGATTTTGTTGTGCCTACTTATCAAGAAACGTCACCATCTAATGGTATGTGGGGTGGTGGATGGAGCATGAACTCCCCTGAAGCTACTGAGAAATGCTTTGATTACGATCGTTTTAATAGCCAGATGGGTATGAGGAcaagcgaagaagaagaagaagagtctaAGAGAACAAAAGCTTTCTACGGCGCTTCTTCGCTTCACGAGTTCGAAGGAATCGAACAGATGGATGATATGTTCTT TTCTATCTTGGAGGATGTTCCTGGAGATGTACACCGTGCTTCAAGCAGTAATAACAGTGTTGGCTCTTCGTCAATGTATGGTGGTGGTGAAGTCCCTATGTTCCATTGTCAAGCCGTGCCTTTAAAG GAAGAGGCTCCTTTCACAATCTCAGATCTGTCTGAAGAGAACATGTTAGATTCACAGTATGTGGATGATGAACTGTCCTCTGAAGAACTGGTGTTGCAGGATCTACAAAGAGCTTCAGAAAAG TTAACTGATGAAACAAGAAAGTGTTTCCGAGATACGTTTTACCGGCTTGCAAGAAGCTCACAAGAGAAGTTGGATTCCGACAACAACACTAACTCAGGAGAGTTCCATATGCAAGCATCCAGATATGATGATTATGGTGACAACACTACCAG GTTGAGTAGAGAGGAAGAgattgaatcagaaacaaactCAATAGACAGAGCCGTTGCAAACCTTACTTACAACAAGATGGAATCCAACATAAGCAACTTTCCTCTACCAGAGAGAGTGCAGTAG